A section of the Sceloporus undulatus isolate JIND9_A2432 ecotype Alabama chromosome 3, SceUnd_v1.1, whole genome shotgun sequence genome encodes:
- the CCSER2 gene encoding serine-rich coiled-coil domain-containing protein 2 isoform X2, with the protein MEDKNHIRTSLVSRLPKYGTKPAGNILQTVSNGTALNLSGNTQNIDKNFSKHNGTINMASFSFNWRKSNKHQLGDQISSESSSCQNSNERLTDSEKCSKSDRAVDEEVLRVGSNSSFSKTAKQNSMLVSSTEELNQKCLPGLSSSATFTKSTLLGRTSYSGLNAPKSHLNGICGSRPTVGLQKGRGNCTAPKSSSGESLSQSTDNVKSSCEKMVRSQSFSHSIQSSLLTPTSLTRSHSFNRAVDLTRPYQNQHLAIRTSQRSNLLSRSLRQLDVPNGNEPLRYGFVRTYAALLPPGLKKQPLSNGSGEAPSLRFRTGRPSLLKPSNPNLGRKIPVDGSRSKDTGSCTVEDSVSNNVAGSTDAKGSQDCERTKDGEAVHNNFVESGCKICMDGDVDEISISSLSSSEKNDLSEDFSDDFIDLEDPNRTIRIREEEVPVQELEHGDGVSLDKHVSLKEIEKPSCNSDEWLDIQVADDKSESAKHPVGNNVISSDMDYRAGSSFELSPSDSSDGTYMWDEEGLEPIGSVHPCGSYDSSEMNSIDILNNLDSCDLEDDDLMLDVDLPEDTPCDNVDCENMNRYERQERNTRQQKEGLWKRMPQRWNAQDHYHLGHTDQYAHSKSDFNRSCNYLDSPPVGHLEGYGGPSLYPPLRSLPPNTVMLDEMTLRHMVQECTAVKTQLLKMKRILHQNDENVSLHNITLSLPSSPELQEPEPIYKTEDLLNEITQLKENLKKKDETIKQLEHRLSTRCNCNNGTKQSEGAMGIFADKYTQTSWRKCSGGYSAPSFSPWQGSFQGIPRTLPPQRRQTSNTTAFQSPSPFHRPRPGKTNKNTTHRGPQ; encoded by the exons ATGGAAGATAAAAATCATATCAGAACATCCTTGGTCTCCAGGTTACCAAAGTATGGAACAAAACCTGCTGGGAATATCCTTCAGACAGTTTCAAATGGAACAGCTCTTAATTTATCAGGGAATACTCAGAACATTGATAAAAACTTCAGCAAGCACAATGGCACTATTAATATGGCTTCCTTCTCTTTTAACTGGCGAAAATCAAATAAGCACCAACTGGGTGATCAGATCAGTAGTGAATCTAGCTCCTGCCAGAATTCCAACGAAAGATTGACTGATTCTGAAAAATGCTCTAAGTCTGACAGAGCAGTTGATGAAGAAGTGCTCAGGGTGGGTTCAAATAGTTCATTTtccaaaacagcaaaacaaaatagCATGCTTGTTTCATCTACAGAAGAATTAAACCAAAAGTGTTTGCCTGGGCTTTCTAGTTCAGCTACATTTACCAAAAGTACATTGTTAGGCAGGACGTCATATTCTGGACTTAATGCTCCAAAATCACACCTAAATGGAATTTGTGGAAGTCGGCCAACTGTAGGATTGCAGAAGGGTAGAGGAAATTGTACTGCCCCCAAGAGCAGCTCAGGGGAGAGTCTATCACAGTCAACAGACAATGTTAAATCTTCTTGTGAAAAAATGGTTAGGTCACAAAGCTTTTCACATTCCATTCAAAGCTCTCTTTTGACCCCTACATCCCTAACCAGGTCACATTCTTTTAATAGAGCTGTGGATCTTACAAGGCCTTATCAAAACCAACACCTAGCTATTAGAACATCTCAGAGATCAAATCTCTTGTCAAGAAGTTTACGGCAGCTGGATGTGCCCAACGGTAATGAACCTTTAAGGTATGGTTTTGTTAGAACATATGCTGCTTTATTGCCTCCTGGTTTGAAGAAACAGCCACTCTCAAATGGATCTGGAGAGGCACCTTCTCTCAGATTTAGGACAGGGCGCCCTTCATTATTGAAGCCCAGCAATCCGAATTTGGGTAGAAAGATCCCTGTGGATGGCAGTAGAAGTAAAGATACCGGAAGCTGCACAGTAGAGGACTCTGTTTCAAACAATGTAGCTGGAAGTACTGACGCAAAAGGCTCACAAGATTGTGAAAGaacaaaagatggagaagctgtACATAATAATTTTGTAGAAAGTGGCTGTAAAATATGCATGGATGGTGATGTCGATGAAATATCTATatcctccttgtcctcttctgAGAAAAATGATCTGAGTGAAGACTTCAGTGATGACTTCATAGATTTAGAAGATCCCAACAGAACAATAAGAATCCGAGAAGAGGAGGTTCCTGTTCAAGAGCTGGAACATGGGGATGGAGTATCATTAGATAAACATGTGTCtcttaaagaaattgaaaaaccCAGCTGTAATTCTGATGAATGGCTGGATATACAAGTGGCTG ATGATAAGAGTGAAAGTGCAAAGCATCCTGTTGGAAACAATGTGATTTCCTCGGACATGGACTACAGGGCTGGCTCCTCCTTTGAGCTTTCTCCATCTGATAGCTCGGATGGGACATACATGTGGGATGAAGAAGGTTTGGAGCCCATTGGCAGTGTCCATCCATGTGGAAGTTATGACTCTTCAGAAATGAATAGTATA GACATCTTGAACAACCTTGATTCATGTGATCTTGAAGATGATGATCTTATGCTTGATGTCGACTTACCTGAAGATACACCCTGTGATAATG TGGATTGTGAAAATATGAACCGTTATGAGCGACAAGAACGAAATACCAGACAGCAGAAGGAGGGGTTGTGGAAGAGAATGCCACAGCGGTGGAATGCTCAAGACCACTATCATCTTGGGCACACTGATCAGTATGCCCATAGCAAAAGTGATTTTAACAG GAGCTGCAACTATTTAGACTCCCCTCCTGTTGGTCATCTTGAAGGCTATGGAGGACCAAGCTTGTACCCACCTCTAAGAAGTTTGCCGCCAAACACTGTGATGCTGGATGAAATGACCCTTCGGCATATGGTTCAAGAATGTACGGCTGTGAAAACtcaattattaaaaatgaaaaggataCTTCACCAG aatgaTGAAAATGTGTCACTCCACAACATCACTCTCTCATTGCCTTCAAGCCCAGAACTGCAAGAGCCTGAACCAATATATAAG acTGAAGATTTGCTGAATGAGATCACACAACTTAaggaaaatttaaagaaaaaagatgaaacaATCAAACAGCTAGAGCATCGACTT TCTACCAGGTGTAATTGCAACAACGGCACCAAGCAGTCTGAAGGGGCTATGGGTATATTTGCTGACAAATACACACAAACCTCCTGGAGGAAATGTTCT GGTGGGtattctgctccttccttctctccctggcAGGGCTCATTCCAGGGCATCCCTCGGACTCTTCCTCCGCAACGCAGACAGA